DNA from Agathobaculum sp. NTUH-O15-33:
GCTTTTGCTCGTTGAGGCTCGCTTCGCTCGCGATAAAATGCGCGGCGGTAGCCGCGGAGGTACGTCGCGCCGCCCGGCGCGGGGGCCAAGGGGAAGGGAACACCTGACGGTTTTCCCTTCCCCTTGGAACTCCATTCTTTTCCCTTCTCCTGTATGAGGGCGGGGCGTGCCGCCCTTTGAGTTGTCGTGCGGTTTGGGGGTGTGCCGGGTCGGGTGCCTAGGGATTCAGTGGATGGGTGCCTTCGCTCGGCCGGACCGGCCTAGTTTCGCGCGCCCACATTTGCTGGCGCTTCGCTTTCTGCGGGCTGACCGCAGCCCGCCGAGCGCGAAGCACCCGGGTGTGTGGGCGCGCAAAACAGGCCGGTTCGGCCGAGCGGAGTAGCCCGTCCACTGAATCCCTAGGCAGCCGAAATTGCACGCCGCAACTTATACGCAAAACAACAGGGCGGCAAACGCTGTCCAAGTCAGGGGCAAGGGAAAGCGTGGAAGTCAAGAGGGCGAGGAAACCGTTAGGTGTCCGCGCCCTTTTGCCCCTGCGCCGGGCGGCGCACTATGATAGCGAAGCGCTGGGCCGCGCACATCATGAACGCACGCCCTTACGCCCCCCATCAGTCACGGCTTCGCCGCGCCAGCTTCCCCTCGTCGGGCATAAGCGTAAACTTAAGCAGCGTATGCATTTGGGCTTCCCCCGACGAGGGGAAGCTGGGCCGCGCGAAGCGCGGGTCTGAAGGGGGGCGTAAGAACCATTGGCATTGATGTGCGCAGTAACCTTCCAATGCGCTATTCGTTACGCCCCCCATTCGTCACGCGCCTACGGCGCGCGCCACCGCTCGCATATAAATGCCACACCGTGGCAAATAAAGGAGCGAGGGCTACGGCCTCCCCTCGTGGGGGGGAAGGCCAGATCGCGTGCGCTGCTTAAGTTGACGCTTATGCCCTCGTCGGGGGAAGCCCAAATCATGCACACCGCGTTAAAACTGCACCCGCCGAAATTCGGAGGGCGTCATGCCGTTGCTTTTGCGGAAGGCGCGGGCAAAGTGCGAAGCGCTGTTGAAGCCGCATTGCTCCGCGATCTGCTCAATGGAAAGCGGCTGCGCCACCAAAAGCTGCTTGGCCTGTTTCAGGCGGTAGGATAGCAGGTATTCGTGCGGCGTGCAGCCCGCGTACTTGCGGAAGCAGCGGATAAAGTGCGAGGTGCTCAGGCGGCACAGGGCCGAAAGCTCGCTCAGCTCCACCGGCTCCGCAAAGTGTTCGTCGATATGGCGGATGGCGGGGTAAAGCAGCGCCGACATGGCGACGGCGTGCTCCTCCGGCGCGGCGAGCTTGCTCAATATGCGGTGCAGGTTCAGCGAGATCTGGTGCTCGTCCGTCGGGGTGGACTGGGCGGCGGCGATCACGGTCTCGAAGCTCTGGCGCAGCGCGGGGATGCGCTCGCCGGAAAAGACGATGCCGCTCTGCTCGATCAGGTAGCGGGTGTAGGGCGCGCTCGCGTTCCCGTAAAAGTGCAGCCAAAGAAATTCCGCCCCCTCCGAGCAGTAGTAGCGGTGCGGGCGGCGGCAGTCCAGCAGTACGATCTCGCCCGCGGAGGCGGCGTCGCGCCGCCCTTCGGCCTCCAAATGGAGCGAGCCGCCGCACATATACACCAGCAGGAACAGCTCAAGGTGCTCGCGCGCGATGTTGTACCCGTCGGTGCAGTAAAAGTGGCCGAACTGCGGGCAATAGTACAACGCGCTTTTGGCAAAGTCCGATGGAATGGAAAAATCCATAAAGGAGGTTCCCAGCACGCCGGTATCGACGATTTTCAAAGCGTATCCCTTCTTTCGGCGGCAATTATGGATAGCTTTATTATACGGGCTTTGCGCGGCGCGCGCAAGCGGTTTTCCGTTAAACGAACTGCGTTTTCAGGCAGCCGATCGCGGCGGCATAATCCGGGTGGTCGGCCACCTCGGGCACATACTCCGCGTAAGCGATTTTGCCCGATTGGTTGACGATGAAGACCGCGCGGGTCAGCAGGCCCAGCTCCTCCAGCCGGGTGCCGGTGGCGCGGCCAAAGCTATGGTCCTTAT
Protein-coding regions in this window:
- a CDS encoding AraC family transcriptional regulator; translated protein: MKIVDTGVLGTSFMDFSIPSDFAKSALYYCPQFGHFYCTDGYNIAREHLELFLLVYMCGGSLHLEAEGRRDAASAGEIVLLDCRRPHRYYCSEGAEFLWLHFYGNASAPYTRYLIEQSGIVFSGERIPALRQSFETVIAAAQSTPTDEHQISLNLHRILSKLAAPEEHAVAMSALLYPAIRHIDEHFAEPVELSELSALCRLSTSHFIRCFRKYAGCTPHEYLLSYRLKQAKQLLVAQPLSIEQIAEQCGFNSASHFARAFRKSNGMTPSEFRRVQF